The sequence below is a genomic window from Ignavibacteriales bacterium.
ATAAAGGAAGGATTAATAGTCGGACTGGCAAATCATACCTTGCTTATAAACAGGAACGGAAAAGAAATACCGATTGCAGACAGCGGCGCACCGATCAAATCTTCCACTGGGGTAACTAAGGGGGTTGTATTAGTATTTCGCGATCAGACTGCAGAAAGAGAATCTGAAAGAAAAATTAAAGAGAATGATTTACTTCTTGAAGATATTCAGGCACGTGTTCATCTTGGCGGCTGGGCACTTGACCCATCCACCGGGACTGGTATCTGGTCAAAGGAAATGTTCAGATTGCATGGATTAGAACCTTCCGACGTACCCCCACTGTTTGAGCAATTTCTAACTTATGTTCATCCTGAAGACAGAGAAGAATTATTGAGAAGGCAGAAAGAATCAATTGAGAATAATATTCCTTTCAACTTTGAATATAGAACAAATCCGGATGTTTGTCCTGCGCGGATTATAAACGCGAGATTTGAAATTGTAAGAGGTTCCGATGGTCAACTGATCAAATTAGTAGGAATAAACCTCGATGTAACGGCACAGAAACAAGCAGAAGCCGAAACTAAAAAAAGATTTGAGATTCAGGATCAGCTAGCAAAAGTCGGGGCAAGTGTACCGGGTGCAATTTGTTCTTTTGTAAGAAGAGCAGACGGAACTAATTTAATGGGATTTACAACACCGGAAATTGTTGATTTATATGGTATAGCTGAAGAAGTATTGCATAATGATTTAACAACCTTATTCGCAAATATTAATCCAGATGATATTCAAAATTTCATTAACTCTGTAAATCGTTCAGCAGAAACCATGACAGCATGGCACGCTGTATACCGCTATAACCACCCGTACAAGGGTGAAAGATGGATGGAAGGTCATTCTCTCCCTGTCGATGGAGGTGATGGTTCAATTACATGGCATGGTTTTGTGATGGATATTACTGATACTAAAAAACATGAAACCGAATTAAAATTTCTTAATGATAAACTTCGGCAGGTGATCGATCATGTACCTCATTTAATATTTGCAAAGGATATTGATGGTAAATTTTTACTTGTAAATAAAGCGATTGCTGATGCATACGGAACAACAGTTGACAGTCTGAGAGGGAAAAGGGATTCTGATTTTACACCTACCGCTAAGGAGGTTGAACACTTCAGAAAAGATGACCTTGAAGTTATAAATTCAGGTAAACCAAAGCTGATCCCCGAAGAAACGGTCACAAACAATAAAGGTGAACAAAAAATTTATCAGACGTTTAAAACACCATTTACGTTTTCAGGCGCAGACAAACCCGCTGTACTGGGTGTTGCTATTGATATCACTGAAAGGAAAAAAGCAGAAGAAGCCTTAAAAGAAAGTGAAGAAAAATTCAGACGTGTGGTGCAAAGTGCGGAAGCGATACTATTTGTACTCGACGAAAATGGCATTTTCACTTTATCCGAAGGACTTGCATTAAAAAAACTAAACCTTGAGCCAGGCCAGGTAGTTGGAATGTCGGCGTTAGAGATTTATAAAGATCATCCATCAATTTATAACAGCATTCTTGAAGCACTTAAAGGAAAAGTAGTCAGAGTAAAAAATGATGTTGGAGATTCCACTTTTGATACCGTCTATTCTCCTTACATCACATCAACGGGAAAAGTTGCCGGCGTTTTAGGAATTGCAATTGATGTGACAGAAAGATATAAAGTTGAAGAAGCTTTAAAGGAAAGCGAAAACAGATACCGGTTTATGGTTGAGACCTTGACTGTAGGAATTGTGATTCATACAGATAATAAAATACTCTTTGCCAATGATGCAGCAATAAAAATGATGGGGGCAGAATCTTTAGAACAAATAAAAGATAAGACAGTTATTGAATTTATTCATCCGGATGAACGTAACCGAATTCTTAATTTAATTAATGCTTCGTACTCAGGAGAAATAAGCGGAGAAATCCTTAGAAATGTTGAAGAAAGGATTATCAGGATCGATGGTTCAATTATAACAGTGGAAGCATCGGCGATTACAATTAATTATCATGGAAAACCTTCACTCATGGTTATGTTCAATGACATCACCATCAGAAAGCAGGCTGAGACAGAACTTATACGCGCCAAAGAAAATGCCGAACTATCTAACAGACTGAAAGACGCTTTTATTGCAAACATATCTCATGAAATACGCACACCTTTAAATGGAATACTTGGGATGAAGAGTCTTATCCAGGAATCATTCTCAAGGTTTGCCTCAAAGGATGAAGAATTTTATTTCAATTCAATCGACAGATCAAGTAAGCGCCTGATGCGTACAGTTGATATGATACTTAACTTTTCACGCATACAGGCAGGTGATTTCCCCATCAATCCTAAACCGCTTGATCTTCAGAATATCATAAAAAATCTTTTGGGTGAATTTCAGATCGCCGCTGAATCAAAATCCATCAAGCTAAACTTTATTGATCAGGTAAATGACCTGCGTGTTATAGCGGATGAATATACTACAACACAGGTAATTGCAAACCTTCTTGACAATGCTATCAAATACACCAAAGCTGGTCATGTAAATGTACTGCTATATAAAAATGAACAAAATCATATAATGATAGATGTGATCGATACAGGGGTTGGAATATCAGAAGATTACCTTCTTCATTTGTTCCAGCCCTATAGTCAGGAAGAATTTGGATACAGCAGATCATATGAAGGAATAGGACTCGGTCTTTCCATTGTAAGTAAGTTTGCTGAAATGAACAATGCAAAGATATTCGTTAAAAGTAAAAAAGGTGAGGGTTCGACTTTTACTGTTCACTTCATAGAAGGCACAGTTGAAAAACCGAAAAAGATTCGTGGACCCAAGAAAAAAGATAAAGATGAAAAACAAGTGGTTATTGCCGAATCCAAAAGAAAGGATAAACCTTATATACTTATTGTTGAAGATGATTTGACAAGCCAGGAATTGATGAAAACCATCCTGCGTAAATATTATATAGTTAATATTGCAACAACCGCGCAGGAAGCTCTTGATGCGCTAAAAGAAAATCCGTATGAGCTAATCCTGATGGATATTTCTATTAGAGGCGGTGTAAACGGGTTGGAACTAACAAAACAGTTGCGGAAAACTCCTGAATACAGTGATATTCCGATTATTGCTGTTACAGCGCATGCATTTCCGTCAGATCATCAGCGTTCTCTTGAAGCAGGATGTAATGAATATATCTCAAAACCGTTTGAGTCTAAGGAATTATTAGAAAAGGTTAGAGAACAGTTGGAATAATGATTCGTGTTTGGTTGTGATTTTTTAAAATGAAAAGTCCCGCACACGGCGGGACTTTTTTATTTATAAACAGCTAATTAGAATCTTGGGAAGTTAGCAGCATTGTTGTACCACCAGGTGATCACAACAAATGCCGGGTTTCCAGGTGTACCACCACCAAAAGCAGTTATCTTAGCTTTTGAATAGTGACCGTCATCATCATAAAGGAAGAAGTAGTTCGTTTCTCTGTCGCCAACATTATTAGTCCAGGTTCCCGAAGATACAAGTGGTGAGTTAGTTCCATCGCTTAGTGTCCCTGAAGTTCCTGCTCTGAATTGAGTAACTCTAGTTAATCCATTTGTAGTATTTAGGTTAGCACTTTGAACTAGGAATCCATTAGATGAATAATAAATATCAACATCCATCTTATTAGCACTTGAAACACCATAGGCCATTCCGGTTGAAAGATCCAGACCACTAGGCTGTGAAGCTGACGTTCCTACCGTTTCCCAAATTGTATCCTGGTAAACTGTATAGTTCAATGCTTCATTTAATGTGATACTTGGATTTTGTGTTTGATTTGCAACAACTGTTATAGAGAAAGTTGTATCAAGAAATTCAGCTAACTTAAGTGTAAACTGATGAGTTCCCGCTGATAGATTTGAAATTGTATTTGGTGTTACTTTACCTGAGTCTACACCATGAACCCAAATCTGTGCACCGGAAGGCGTTGAGCTAATAAACACTGAACCGGTTTCTGCGGGTGTTACCGGATCATCTGTGCTTTCGCAAGATGAAATAAATACTCCCAGTACTCCTAACATCAATATTAAAAATAGTTTTTTCATTTATGTGCTCCTTTTATTGTTATTTCTTTTTCAGGTTGAAAGTGAATTTTGTTTTGTCAACATTCTGCGTGAATGTTCCGCTTAATG
It includes:
- a CDS encoding PAS domain S-box protein, yielding MESDHTIRIVFVEDYLPDMDLAVKRLEKNGILVNPVRVESEKEFRNALINFQPDIVITDYILPSFEGKKVLIISKESDPDLPVIILTGTINEKIAVDCMKAGAADYVLKSNLERLPFAVSEALKKKQTIKEKKAAEASAKEGMETFRRLFEASTDPILLIEKTVFVDCNPSTVEVLGYASKDQIIGKNPWQLSPEMQPDGKKSEISAAEKIQTALEKGYNRFEWLHSKADGSEFPVEVMLTPVMINGKQLFHVIWRDISSRKIIEEELRTTLYSIGDGVITTDIYGKIKRMNSVAEELTGWKEVEASGKPLIEIFRIINEDTGLEVENPVQKVIKEGLIVGLANHTLLINRNGKEIPIADSGAPIKSSTGVTKGVVLVFRDQTAERESERKIKENDLLLEDIQARVHLGGWALDPSTGTGIWSKEMFRLHGLEPSDVPPLFEQFLTYVHPEDREELLRRQKESIENNIPFNFEYRTNPDVCPARIINARFEIVRGSDGQLIKLVGINLDVTAQKQAEAETKKRFEIQDQLAKVGASVPGAICSFVRRADGTNLMGFTTPEIVDLYGIAEEVLHNDLTTLFANINPDDIQNFINSVNRSAETMTAWHAVYRYNHPYKGERWMEGHSLPVDGGDGSITWHGFVMDITDTKKHETELKFLNDKLRQVIDHVPHLIFAKDIDGKFLLVNKAIADAYGTTVDSLRGKRDSDFTPTAKEVEHFRKDDLEVINSGKPKLIPEETVTNNKGEQKIYQTFKTPFTFSGADKPAVLGVAIDITERKKAEEALKESEEKFRRVVQSAEAILFVLDENGIFTLSEGLALKKLNLEPGQVVGMSALEIYKDHPSIYNSILEALKGKVVRVKNDVGDSTFDTVYSPYITSTGKVAGVLGIAIDVTERYKVEEALKESENRYRFMVETLTVGIVIHTDNKILFANDAAIKMMGAESLEQIKDKTVIEFIHPDERNRILNLINASYSGEISGEILRNVEERIIRIDGSIITVEASAITINYHGKPSLMVMFNDITIRKQAETELIRAKENAELSNRLKDAFIANISHEIRTPLNGILGMKSLIQESFSRFASKDEEFYFNSIDRSSKRLMRTVDMILNFSRIQAGDFPINPKPLDLQNIIKNLLGEFQIAAESKSIKLNFIDQVNDLRVIADEYTTTQVIANLLDNAIKYTKAGHVNVLLYKNEQNHIMIDVIDTGVGISEDYLLHLFQPYSQEEFGYSRSYEGIGLGLSIVSKFAEMNNAKIFVKSKKGEGSTFTVHFIEGTVEKPKKIRGPKKKDKDEKQVVIAESKRKDKPYILIVEDDLTSQELMKTILRKYYIVNIATTAQEALDALKENPYELILMDISIRGGVNGLELTKQLRKTPEYSDIPIIAVTAHAFPSDHQRSLEAGCNEYISKPFESKELLEKVREQLE
- a CDS encoding PEGA domain-containing protein is translated as MKKLFLILMLGVLGVFISSCESTDDPVTPAETGSVFISSTPSGAQIWVHGVDSGKVTPNTISNLSAGTHQFTLKLAEFLDTTFSITVVANQTQNPSITLNEALNYTVYQDTIWETVGTSASQPSGLDLSTGMAYGVSSANKMDVDIYYSSNGFLVQSANLNTTNGLTRVTQFRAGTSGTLSDGTNSPLVSSGTWTNNVGDRETNYFFLYDDDGHYSKAKITAFGGGTPGNPAFVVITWWYNNAANFPRF